A genomic window from Lotus japonicus ecotype B-129 chromosome 1, LjGifu_v1.2 includes:
- the LOC130734569 gene encoding uncharacterized protein LOC130734569, producing the protein MDLLELWAIFGPGVAGAVFGAGWWIWLDAVVCSSTTVPFLHYLPGIFASLAALMFNCVRKEDIDYSPYDEGEWRLKLWLFIAYVVSFVSLAGSAGLLIQDSLDKSAPSVWTGVAGVLQGVLVLISGLIYWTSHPE; encoded by the exons ATGGACTTACTAGAACTATGGGCAATTTTCGGCCCCGGCGTCGCCGGCGCTGTCTTCGGCGCCGGTTGGTGGATCTGGCTTGACGCCGTCGTCTGCAGTTCAACCACCGTTCCCTTCCTTCACTACCTCCCTG GAATTTTCGCATCTCTTGCGGCTTTGATGTTCAATTGCGTCAGAAAAGAAGACATTGATTACTCTCCCTACGATGAAGGCGAGTGGAG ACTGAAGCTGTGGCTCTTCATTGCATATGTTGTATCCTTTGTTTCTTTAGCTGGATCAGCGGGTCTACTGATCCAagattcacttgataaatctgCCCCATCAGTGTGGACTGGAGTTGCAGGTGTTTTGCAGGGTGTTTTAGTCTTGATCAG TGGACTGATTTATTGGACTTCTCATCCTGAATAA